One Algibacter sp. L3A6 genomic region harbors:
- a CDS encoding DUF2459 domain-containing protein, giving the protein MKTGKKIIKWFLYLLFIPTAYIIMALILSSITVDRKVSNENSEKLIYLNTNGVHLDIVIPIEYVDSLVLSGIKYNQNDTYLSFGWGDENFYINTPTWNDLTFSTAFKAMFLESSTLMHVTRYRQKRLGWVEIKINELELKKLNHYLLNTFEVNQKGMKIILENKGYSSIDDFYTSKGSYSCFKTCNSWVNIGFKDSGLKSCLWTPFDFGLMNKYQ; this is encoded by the coding sequence ATGAAAACAGGAAAGAAAATAATTAAATGGTTTTTATACCTTTTATTCATTCCGACAGCATATATAATTATGGCTTTAATTCTATCTTCAATAACTGTAGACAGAAAAGTGAGCAATGAAAATTCAGAAAAACTAATATATTTAAATACAAATGGAGTGCATTTAGATATTGTAATTCCGATAGAATATGTCGATAGTTTAGTGTTATCGGGAATAAAATATAACCAAAACGACACGTACTTGTCTTTTGGTTGGGGAGATGAAAACTTCTACATTAACACCCCTACTTGGAACGATTTGACTTTTAGCACTGCTTTTAAAGCCATGTTTTTAGAAAGTTCAACTTTAATGCATGTAACGCGTTATAGACAGAAACGATTAGGTTGGGTTGAAATAAAAATAAACGAATTGGAATTAAAAAAACTAAACCATTATTTACTGAACACCTTTGAGGTGAACCAAAAGGGCATGAAAATTATTCTTGAAAACAAAGGTTACTCTTCTATCGATGATTTTTATACATCGAAAGGAAGTTATTCCTGTTTTAAAACGTGTAACAGTTGGGTAAATATTGGTTTTAAAGACAGTGGGTTAAAATCCTGCCTATGGACTCCTTTCGACTTTGGACTAATGAATAAATATCAATAA
- a CDS encoding amidohydrolase encodes MTLRFYKLNIIIACLFLSSCANNKKEFGTMLIHGGTIYTVDSTQTTVEAVVTKKDKILFAGSFEEAKSYQNEQTELINLEGKTMTPGLIEGHGHFMGLGYNELELDLMNTSSYQDIIDAVAEKVKTSKPGEWILGRGWHQSKWDSMPANTVKGFQTHHLLSEVSPDNPVFLSHASGHAGFANAKAMEIAGLKGLRKEGIQTYNMEGGEVIVDQFGMPTGIFNEHAISMIYKYIPEETPETNIQAFNLAMEACHKNGITSFHDAGISSNTIALYDDMKSAGKMNIRMYAMLRGGEELLNEWLEKGPRIDPDHRFTIRSIKLSCDGALGSRGAWLLEPYTDRPGHYGHETLPMDILKEVAIKGLQNNFQVCSHAIGDRANREILDQYELALKELNMLDTDHRFRIEHAQHLHPDDIPRFAELNVIPAMQAIHLSSDRPWAIDRLGEKRIKDGAYMWQALLQSGVPIVNGTDVPVEPLNPIASFYASVSRKTLKGIPEGGYEPEQKMTRMQALKSYTLDAAYGAFEENIKGSISSGKLADFTIYNQDLMTVEENQILDTEIDMTIFNGKVAYKK; translated from the coding sequence ATGACACTACGATTTTACAAATTAAACATAATAATTGCCTGTCTTTTTTTAAGTTCATGTGCTAATAATAAAAAAGAATTTGGCACCATGCTTATTCATGGAGGAACCATTTATACAGTAGACTCTACACAGACAACAGTAGAGGCCGTTGTAACAAAAAAGGATAAAATTCTCTTTGCTGGAAGTTTTGAGGAAGCCAAAAGCTATCAAAACGAACAAACGGAACTTATAAATTTAGAAGGTAAGACGATGACGCCTGGCTTAATTGAAGGTCATGGTCATTTTATGGGCTTAGGCTATAATGAATTAGAGCTTGACCTTATGAATACAAGCAGCTATCAAGATATTATAGACGCTGTTGCAGAGAAAGTTAAAACGTCTAAACCAGGCGAATGGATTCTTGGTAGAGGTTGGCACCAAAGCAAATGGGACAGTATGCCAGCAAACACCGTTAAAGGATTTCAGACGCATCATTTACTCAGCGAAGTATCACCAGATAATCCTGTTTTTTTAAGTCATGCAAGTGGTCACGCAGGCTTCGCAAATGCTAAGGCTATGGAAATTGCAGGTTTAAAAGGCTTACGTAAAGAGGGAATCCAGACATATAATATGGAAGGAGGAGAAGTTATTGTAGATCAATTTGGTATGCCAACAGGTATTTTCAATGAACATGCAATATCTATGATTTACAAGTATATCCCAGAAGAGACGCCAGAAACAAACATTCAAGCTTTTAATCTAGCTATGGAAGCGTGCCATAAAAATGGTATCACTAGTTTTCATGACGCAGGTATTTCAAGTAATACAATAGCACTCTACGATGACATGAAATCGGCTGGAAAAATGAATATTAGAATGTATGCCATGTTAAGAGGTGGTGAAGAATTACTTAACGAATGGTTAGAAAAAGGTCCGAGGATAGATCCAGATCATCGTTTTACTATACGTTCTATTAAATTAAGTTGTGATGGTGCTTTAGGTTCCAGGGGTGCCTGGCTTTTAGAACCTTATACAGATCGCCCAGGTCACTATGGCCATGAAACGCTTCCTATGGACATTCTAAAAGAAGTAGCAATAAAAGGACTTCAAAACAATTTTCAAGTCTGCTCGCATGCCATTGGAGATCGTGCTAATAGAGAAATTCTGGATCAATATGAATTAGCGTTAAAGGAATTGAATATGCTAGATACCGATCATAGATTCCGTATTGAACATGCGCAACATCTACATCCAGATGACATTCCTCGTTTTGCAGAATTAAATGTAATTCCTGCAATGCAGGCAATACACTTGTCTTCCGATAGACCTTGGGCCATTGACCGTTTAGGTGAAAAACGAATTAAAGATGGCGCTTACATGTGGCAAGCTTTATTACAGAGTGGCGTTCCTATTGTTAATGGAACGGACGTGCCTGTAGAACCTCTTAATCCTATTGCCAGTTTCTATGCTAGTGTAAGCCGAAAAACACTTAAAGGAATCCCTGAAGGCGGTTATGAGCCAGAACAAAAAATGACGAGAATGCAAGCATTAAAATCATACACTTTAGATGCTGCGTATGGCGCCTTCGAAGAAAACATTAAAGGTTCTATTAGTAGTGGTAAGCTTGCTGATTTTACAATTTACAATCAAGATTTGATGACTGTTGAAGAAAATCAGATTTTAGATACTGAAATCGACATGACTATTTTTAATGGTAAAGTAGCTTACAAGAAATAG
- a CDS encoding DUF1080 domain-containing protein, with protein MKSSLKLIIFPVTVILLNITLSSCNSKKSTNQDWEHLLDMELSQWDEFVGAPHYSVAIEGYDKGNGMEEGTPLGLNNDPLNVFSAIEMDGEPVLKVSGEIYGAVTTKKKYENYHLSLMFKWGDKKYAPRLGKPMDSGILYHAIGEQGAFWNCWMQSQEFQIQEEDCGDYYTIAGTGADIKAIKKENPDSAWDIFIYNPNSAYKQFKTGEDGRCRKNANYGKLEGWNQIDLVCIGDKAYHIVNGKIALVVEKSVTYNEKDIAKPLTKGKIQLQSEGAEVYYKDVKIRSISELPSEFANQLK; from the coding sequence ATGAAATCTAGTTTAAAGTTAATAATATTCCCCGTAACAGTTATTCTACTTAACATCACGCTGAGCTCTTGCAATTCGAAAAAATCCACAAACCAAGATTGGGAACATCTTCTAGATATGGAATTAAGCCAATGGGATGAGTTTGTTGGCGCACCGCATTACAGCGTAGCTATTGAAGGTTACGATAAAGGTAACGGCATGGAAGAAGGAACGCCCTTGGGGTTAAACAACGACCCTTTAAACGTTTTTTCGGCTATTGAAATGGATGGAGAACCTGTGTTGAAAGTTTCAGGAGAAATCTACGGTGCAGTAACTACCAAAAAAAAATACGAAAACTACCATTTAAGCCTTATGTTTAAGTGGGGCGATAAAAAATATGCGCCTCGTTTAGGTAAACCCATGGATAGCGGGATTTTGTACCATGCCATTGGAGAGCAAGGTGCTTTTTGGAACTGTTGGATGCAGTCTCAGGAATTTCAGATTCAAGAAGAAGATTGCGGAGATTACTACACTATTGCTGGTACAGGTGCCGATATAAAAGCGATTAAGAAAGAAAATCCAGATTCGGCTTGGGATATTTTTATCTACAACCCAAACAGTGCTTACAAACAATTTAAAACCGGAGAAGACGGCCGATGCAGAAAAAATGCTAACTACGGAAAGCTGGAAGGATGGAATCAAATTGATTTGGTTTGTATAGGCGATAAAGCTTACCATATTGTTAATGGAAAAATAGCTCTTGTGGTAGAAAAATCGGTTACTTATAATGAAAAAGACATAGCTAAACCGCTAACCAAAGGTAAAATCCAACTTCAAAGTGAAGGTGCAGAAGTGTATTATAAAGATGTAAAAATTAGATCTATTAGTGAGCTTCCATCAGAATTTGCTAATCAGTTAAAGTAG
- a CDS encoding DEAD/DEAH box helicase, giving the protein MEYIFKEIIFKWYEDHHKQKAYNEKQLVNLLYKQNIELELIEKTLSDYSVYFDRVKRYLYSPKWSKLTRDFPSWFNLVDSKEQEITKAFIDEENAIEDDNARLWVVAKIDKKISNSDFGFLYQAVISLPDGVSSPGQEGIPINLWWQDVAKQNNIQGVFLAYYRSISTIIFRVSNELTAEHLNTTFKFKPKAINFLKHIKDRFNAVKYDELSLTNKFFFKRNIRIDDDFKSEIIDASLNQSQQQAVQSVFSQNVTFIWGPPGTGKTYTLSKIIAKACTNGLRVLAVSISNISIDILGKEIINEFENFSESSKKLLEDRKVLRFGYPVLSEIVNDSRLYPEKEEVDRVRKEYGTVLKYLRSHSKNTDREDIARARNKQILLKNEIKQINQTRIANSQLVFTTAAQCFLADNFEHEKFDLVVVDEVGMMPLIQTLTMASFSKNKFVVAGDFKQLGPISTGQTEAVNNWFNKDVFEYMDDVEGYDENIRVMLSEQRRMHPDICSLINDRFYNGLLTSNYQEKFTSIKSSFGVINTPYYFIPVEPKNGAVVKTTQGRSRVNDKSAQVVTELVESLIIENEAMIIGVITPYNGQVINLKRKLRNKMLSDNQLKNVTVGTIHSFQGSGFDAIIYDIVDNCEKNIGMLYKGIQGERLVNVALSRAKHKLIIVGDPKVFSISDDLNEVSKKLRSLMVDLRLSENKLSYKN; this is encoded by the coding sequence ATGGAATATATTTTTAAGGAAATAATTTTTAAATGGTATGAAGATCACCATAAACAAAAGGCTTATAACGAAAAGCAACTTGTTAATTTATTATACAAGCAAAATATTGAACTCGAATTAATTGAAAAAACACTCAGTGATTATTCAGTTTATTTTGATCGCGTAAAACGGTATTTATATAGTCCAAAATGGAGTAAGCTTACTAGAGATTTTCCTTCTTGGTTTAATTTAGTAGATAGTAAAGAGCAAGAAATTACAAAGGCTTTTATAGACGAAGAAAATGCTATTGAGGACGATAATGCTAGGTTATGGGTTGTAGCCAAAATTGATAAGAAGATTTCAAATTCCGATTTCGGATTTTTGTACCAAGCTGTTATTTCTCTGCCCGATGGTGTTTCTAGTCCTGGGCAAGAAGGCATACCAATAAATTTATGGTGGCAAGATGTTGCTAAGCAAAATAATATTCAAGGTGTTTTTTTAGCATATTATAGAAGTATTTCAACCATAATATTTCGAGTTTCAAATGAATTAACCGCCGAGCATTTAAATACTACATTTAAATTTAAACCCAAGGCCATTAATTTTTTAAAACATATAAAAGATCGGTTTAACGCTGTAAAATATGACGAACTCAGCCTTACAAATAAGTTCTTTTTCAAAAGGAATATTAGAATAGATGATGACTTTAAAAGTGAAATAATAGATGCATCATTAAACCAATCGCAGCAACAGGCAGTGCAAAGTGTATTCTCTCAAAATGTCACTTTTATTTGGGGCCCACCAGGAACAGGAAAAACATATACACTTTCAAAAATTATAGCAAAAGCATGTACAAACGGGTTGCGAGTTTTAGCCGTTAGTATTTCAAATATTTCTATTGATATTCTAGGAAAAGAAATTATAAATGAGTTTGAAAATTTCTCAGAAAGTTCAAAGAAACTCCTTGAAGATAGAAAGGTTTTAAGGTTTGGTTACCCCGTTTTATCAGAGATTGTAAATGATAGCAGACTTTATCCCGAAAAAGAAGAAGTAGATCGCGTAAGGAAAGAATACGGCACAGTTTTAAAGTATTTAAGAAGTCATTCTAAAAATACTGATAGGGAAGACATAGCCAGAGCCAGAAATAAACAAATTTTGCTTAAAAATGAGATAAAACAAATTAATCAAACAAGAATTGCTAATTCTCAATTAGTGTTTACCACAGCGGCACAGTGCTTTTTAGCTGATAATTTTGAACATGAAAAATTTGATCTCGTAGTTGTTGATGAAGTAGGAATGATGCCATTGATACAAACGCTTACTATGGCCAGTTTTTCAAAAAACAAATTTGTTGTTGCAGGAGATTTTAAACAACTTGGGCCAATAAGTACAGGTCAAACAGAGGCTGTAAATAATTGGTTTAATAAGGATGTTTTTGAATATATGGATGATGTTGAAGGTTATGATGAAAACATTAGAGTCATGCTTTCCGAACAACGCAGGATGCATCCAGACATTTGTTCGCTAATAAATGATAGGTTTTATAATGGTTTATTAACCTCTAATTATCAAGAGAAATTCACTTCAATTAAGTCTAGTTTTGGAGTTATTAATACGCCGTATTATTTTATTCCTGTAGAGCCAAAAAATGGAGCTGTTGTAAAAACTACGCAAGGACGATCTAGAGTTAATGATAAATCTGCTCAGGTTGTAACCGAACTTGTAGAAAGCTTAATAATAGAAAATGAAGCGATGATAATTGGTGTTATTACGCCTTATAACGGCCAAGTAATAAATTTAAAACGAAAATTGAGAAATAAAATGCTTTCCGATAATCAGCTTAAAAATGTTACGGTTGGTACAATACATTCTTTTCAAGGTTCGGGTTTCGATGCTATCATTTATGATATAGTAGATAACTGCGAAAAAAATATAGGCATGCTATACAAAGGCATTCAAGGAGAACGATTAGTTAATGTGGCACTATCTAGAGCAAAACATAAGTTAATTATTGTAGGCGATCCAAAGGTGTTTTCAATTTCGGACGATTTAAATGAAGTTTCTAAAAAATTACGATCTTTAATGGTTGATTTAAGATTGTCTGAGAATAAGTTGAGTTATAAAAATTAA
- a CDS encoding SMI1/KNR4 family protein, with amino-acid sequence MIFENFDFTNFWKKSDYADKEYVGKYPTDEIIKNITNQLGYKLPDSYIKLMKSQNGGIPKNTCYPTTEKTTWADNHIAITGIMGIGNEKPYSLCGDFSSQFWIDEWGYPNSGVYVCDCPSAGHDMIMLDYTKCGKDGEPEVVHIDQENNYKKTFLAVNFEAFIRGLVNEGNYESEAQELADDHDLEEEWFSDDF; translated from the coding sequence ATGATATTTGAAAATTTTGATTTCACTAATTTTTGGAAAAAAAGCGATTATGCAGACAAAGAATATGTTGGAAAATATCCGACAGATGAAATTATTAAAAATATAACGAATCAACTTGGTTATAAACTTCCCGATTCTTATATAAAATTAATGAAATCTCAAAATGGCGGAATCCCTAAAAACACCTGTTATCCAACAACTGAAAAAACGACTTGGGCGGATAATCATATTGCAATTACGGGTATAATGGGAATTGGAAATGAGAAACCCTACTCTTTATGTGGAGATTTCAGTAGTCAATTTTGGATTGATGAGTGGGGCTATCCTAATTCCGGAGTTTATGTTTGTGACTGTCCTTCTGCTGGACACGATATGATAATGCTGGATTATACGAAGTGCGGAAAAGATGGAGAGCCAGAAGTTGTACATATCGACCAAGAGAACAACTATAAGAAAACATTTTTAGCTGTAAATTTTGAAGCTTTTATAAGAGGTCTCGTAAACGAAGGTAATTACGAATCTGAAGCACAGGAATTAGCCGACGATCACGATTTGGAAGAAGAATGGTTCTCTGATGATTTTTAA
- a CDS encoding polysaccharide deacetylase family protein, producing MLKKEIPDKLVVITFDDAPASQYSIVAPLLKEFGFGATFFVCEFPPKFKDSTLYINWHQIKALNNMGFEIANHTHTHANVANLLQAQFNEELAYIENKCDSLDIETPTNFAYPGYALNSEVLEFLEEKKYVFARAGGSRVYDPLEDHPFLVPSWAADASNKIEIMASFNEAKKGKIVVLTLHGVPDIEHPWVSTPTKLFKEYLQYLHENKFKVISLRDLSNYINVDKAKETILPDFGKTLKN from the coding sequence ATACTAAAAAAGGAAATACCAGATAAACTAGTGGTAATTACTTTTGATGATGCTCCGGCAAGTCAATATTCAATTGTGGCACCATTATTAAAAGAATTCGGTTTTGGAGCTACTTTTTTTGTCTGTGAATTTCCTCCCAAATTTAAAGACAGCACGCTTTATATTAATTGGCACCAGATTAAAGCACTTAACAACATGGGCTTTGAAATAGCCAATCATACACATACACATGCTAATGTTGCCAATTTATTGCAAGCACAATTTAATGAAGAGTTAGCTTATATAGAAAATAAATGTGATTCTCTAGATATTGAAACTCCAACTAATTTTGCCTATCCAGGCTACGCACTGAATTCTGAGGTGCTAGAATTTTTAGAAGAGAAAAAGTACGTTTTTGCTAGAGCTGGAGGTAGCAGAGTTTATGATCCTTTGGAAGATCATCCATTTCTAGTACCAAGTTGGGCGGCAGATGCAAGTAATAAAATCGAAATAATGGCTTCCTTTAACGAAGCTAAAAAAGGAAAAATTGTTGTTCTAACATTACATGGTGTACCTGATATTGAACATCCATGGGTAAGTACACCTACTAAATTGTTTAAAGAATATCTACAATATTTACATGAGAATAAATTTAAAGTCATCTCACTTAGAGATTTAAGCAATTATATAAATGTTGATAAGGCTAAAGAAACTATTTTACCTGATTTTGGTAAAACACTAAAAAATTAA
- a CDS encoding sulfatase: protein MKNIWKIVFYFIIVVLFIECKNENKSKEERPNVLFILVDDQRNDVLSFEGHPIVKTPTVDKLAKNGTVFTNAFVTTPICAASRASILTGLYESKHNYTFGKKPLKKEFISNSYPYLLKKSGYITGFTGKFGVNIEARDSMVKEMFDYFKPSRKNAPYFEKQADGSMRHSAEIRGDQAVEFIKNQTSKHPFCLSISFNAVHAVDANLTPGNDGHYPYPKAVANMYENVEMPKPALSSSEIYENHPDFLKNSLNRERYFWRWDTEEKYQTNMRAYFRMISGYDNVINRVLTTLKEKGLDKNTIIIYSADNGYYMGNRGFAGKWTHYEESLRVPLIIYDPRKPTKNSGKKSDKLALNLDISATILDIAGVTKPKIHQGKSLLPILNNEEVETWRDRFLIEHRMEHDKLPKYVGIHEQRYVYVNYYEQNPSYEYLHDLQKDPLQLENFKNNPKYVKVLQNMRGKCESLENNIKNN, encoded by the coding sequence ATGAAAAATATATGGAAAATAGTTTTCTATTTTATAATAGTAGTACTATTTATTGAATGCAAAAATGAGAATAAATCGAAAGAGGAAAGACCAAATGTATTATTTATCTTAGTTGATGATCAGCGAAACGATGTTCTTTCATTTGAGGGGCACCCCATTGTGAAAACCCCCACAGTTGATAAGCTTGCTAAAAACGGAACAGTATTTACAAATGCATTTGTAACTACACCAATTTGTGCAGCTAGTAGAGCTTCTATACTAACAGGGTTATATGAGTCTAAACACAATTATACTTTTGGAAAAAAACCTCTTAAGAAAGAATTTATCAGTAATTCATATCCTTATTTACTAAAAAAATCGGGATATATTACTGGTTTTACTGGAAAATTTGGCGTGAATATTGAAGCACGAGATAGCATGGTTAAAGAAATGTTTGATTACTTTAAGCCTTCTCGTAAAAATGCACCCTATTTTGAAAAACAGGCCGATGGTAGTATGAGGCATTCTGCTGAAATTCGAGGCGATCAAGCAGTAGAATTTATTAAAAATCAAACTTCTAAACATCCATTTTGTCTTTCTATAAGTTTTAATGCTGTACATGCAGTAGATGCAAATTTAACTCCAGGTAATGATGGGCATTATCCTTACCCCAAAGCAGTTGCTAATATGTATGAAAATGTAGAAATGCCAAAACCAGCATTATCTAGTTCTGAGATATATGAGAATCATCCTGATTTTTTGAAAAACTCATTAAATAGAGAACGTTATTTCTGGAGATGGGACACAGAAGAAAAGTACCAAACTAATATGAGAGCTTATTTCCGTATGATTAGTGGGTACGATAATGTAATAAATAGAGTGCTCACAACATTAAAAGAAAAAGGCTTAGATAAAAACACCATAATCATTTATTCTGCTGATAATGGTTATTATATGGGAAATAGAGGTTTTGCAGGTAAATGGACACATTATGAGGAATCGTTAAGGGTTCCTTTAATAATTTATGACCCTAGAAAACCAACTAAAAACTCTGGAAAAAAATCTGATAAATTAGCGCTTAATCTTGATATTTCAGCAACAATTCTTGATATAGCAGGAGTTACCAAACCTAAAATTCATCAAGGGAAAAGCCTATTACCAATTTTAAATAATGAAGAAGTTGAAACATGGCGAGATCGTTTTCTTATAGAGCATAGAATGGAACATGATAAACTGCCAAAATATGTTGGAATTCATGAACAAAGATATGTTTACGTAAATTATTATGAACAGAATCCTTCATATGAATATTTACACGACTTGCAAAAAGATCCTCTTCAATTAGAAAATTTTAAAAATAATCCTAAATATGTGAAAGTTCTTCAAAATATGAGGGGCAAGTGTGAAAGCTTAGAAAATAATATAAAAAATAATTAA
- a CDS encoding alpha/beta hydrolase, whose amino-acid sequence MRIKILNKIGKIIVISFCIYAVISLFLICWPIKLEKNVKNYDYSSIKTQTHTDLGVEQWTKMRDNKEIFNRVYKSHSKDIMILIHGSGSDSRYLANIANAIANKNIATVITPDMRGHGRNTGKRGDIDFIGQLENDIEDFIQFSKNNFNARNIILAGHSSGGGFVLRFIGNPKNKKVDKAVLISPYLGYKAPTVKPSSGGWVKVALRRIIGLSMLNNVYVKNFNHLPVLFFNRPETMNDSLQVPSYSYNMTMNFYSKDHQKEIDNINIPCMVLVGKEDESFYPEQFPIVFEPAKKFVQVEIMENVKHLDIVKNIKTFELIHDWNKNN is encoded by the coding sequence ATGAGAATTAAAATTTTAAATAAGATTGGAAAAATAATCGTAATAAGTTTTTGCATTTACGCAGTAATATCCTTATTTCTAATTTGTTGGCCTATCAAGCTTGAAAAAAATGTCAAAAATTATGATTATAGTTCAATAAAAACTCAAACTCATACAGATTTAGGAGTTGAACAATGGACAAAAATGAGAGATAATAAAGAAATTTTTAATCGAGTTTATAAAAGTCATAGTAAAGACATTATGATACTAATTCATGGCTCTGGGTCTGACAGCAGATATTTGGCAAATATCGCCAATGCAATTGCTAATAAAAATATAGCAACAGTAATAACACCCGATATGAGAGGACACGGAAGAAACACAGGAAAAAGAGGTGATATTGATTTCATTGGGCAACTTGAAAATGACATTGAAGATTTTATTCAATTTAGTAAGAACAATTTCAATGCTCGTAATATCATTCTTGCTGGACATTCTTCAGGTGGTGGGTTTGTGTTAAGGTTTATTGGCAATCCAAAAAATAAAAAAGTAGATAAAGCAGTTTTAATTTCACCTTATTTAGGATATAAAGCACCAACAGTAAAACCAAGTAGTGGTGGTTGGGTAAAAGTAGCATTGAGAAGAATAATCGGACTTTCAATGCTTAATAATGTGTATGTAAAAAACTTTAACCATTTACCTGTACTATTTTTTAATCGCCCAGAAACAATGAATGATAGTCTACAAGTTCCATCTTATTCGTATAATATGACTATGAATTTTTACAGCAAAGACCACCAAAAAGAGATAGATAACATTAATATACCTTGCATGGTTTTAGTTGGGAAAGAAGACGAAAGCTTTTATCCTGAACAATTTCCAATTGTATTTGAACCTGCCAAAAAATTTGTTCAAGTAGAAATTATGGAGAACGTAAAACATTTGGATATTGTAAAAAATATTAAAACATTCGAATTAATTCATGACTGGAATAAAAACAATTAA